In Desulfuromonadales bacterium, the genomic stretch CCGGCATGAGCGGCTTCGAGCTGACACGGAAGCTGCGGGAGTTGGAGCGCACGCGGGAAACCCCTGTCATCATCGTCTCCTCCCTTGCTTCGGATGCCGACAAGCGCCAGGGGATCGAAGCCGGAGCGCAGGCCTACATCGTCAAGGGAAGTTTCGACCAGGGGACCTTGCTGAGCACGGTGGAAACCCTTATCGGTTAGGATTAGAATGGAATAGCCCGTGATGCACCTGGGGCTCAAGCGAGGGGTGACTTTGTTGTTGACAGGTGGCAGCGGGGATGACGCATTGACGTTTTGTCGATACGTCCCCAGCCCTTTACATGAGTAGATAGAAAAGACATGGTCCAAGTTCTCATCGCAGACGACTCGCTGCTGACGCGGATGGTCCTCAAGGATCTCCTGGCGAAGGACCCGGAAATCAGGGTGATTGCCGAGGTCAGTGACGGCCGCCAGGCGGTGGCGGAAACCATCCGGCTGCGCCCCGACCTGGTTATCATGGACGTGCTGATGCCGGTCATGGACGGCCTGGAGGCGGTGACCGAAATCATGGCCAGTTGTCCGACGCCGATCCTGGTCCTCTCGGCCAACATCGATCCCACCGACAGTCGCAGCGCTTTCAGCGCCATCCAGCGCGGCGCCCTCGACGTCATGGAGAAACCCCAGGGGGTGGTAACCGAGGCTTTCGAGGAGATCGCTGCCCGGCTGGTGGAAAAGGTCAAGTTTCTCGCCCGGGTCAAGGTGATCCATCACTTCCGTCGCCAGCGTCCGCCGCTTCCCAAGCTGGCTCCACCCGCGGACGGTCCCCGGGACATTCTGGCCATCGGTGCCTCCACCGGCGGGCCGAAGGCGGTCATGCGGCTGATGAAGGATCTGCCCCGCGAAAGCAAGGCGAGGGTGCTCATCGTCCAGCACATCGCCCGCGGCTTCGCCCCCGGGTTCGCCGAGTGGCTCGACCGGGAAAGTCCGTTCCGGGTTCGTCTGGCCCGCGATGGCGATGCTCTGGAAACGGGGGTGGCGCTGGTCGCTCCCAACAACGTCCACATGGAAGTGCGGAACGAACGGGTCTGTCTGATCGACACGCCGCCCGTCAACTGCTGCCGTCCGTCGATCGATGTCCTCTACCGGTCGCTGGCCAGCGGTGCCCTGGCCCCTTCCGTGGTGGCGGTTCTGCTGACCGGCATGGGTCGGGACGGAGCCGACGGAATGGCCGATCTCAAGCGCCGGGGCAGTTACACCATTGCCCAGGACGAGTCGACCTGCGCCGTCTTCGGCATGCCGAAGGCCGCCATCGCCCTGGGGGTGGTCGATCAGACGCTCCCCCTGTCCGCTATCCCGGCCGCCCTTGCCCAGTTGCTGCGGCGCTGAAATTCGCAAAATTCTTTGCAACCGTCGGCAGCTGTGCTATTTAAAGGCGCAGCGGCGACCGTTTCGATCCCCGTCGCCCGGATGCTGATCAGAAAAGAGGATTGCCATGTCTCTGCGTGTCTACAATACGATGGCCGGCCGCAAGGAGGAATTTGTTCCCCTGCACCCCGGCAAGGTCGGGATGTACGTCTGCGGCGTCACCGTCTACGACTACTGCCACATCGGCCATGCCCGCGCCAACATTGTCTTCGACGTCATCTACCGCTACCTGAAGTTCGCCGGTTTCGAGGTGAACTATGTGCGCAACTATACCGATGTCGATGACAAGATCATCAACCGCGCCAACGAGCGCGGAATCGACAGCCGACAACTGGCCGAAGAATTCATCCGCGCCTTCGACGAGGACATGGCGGCCCTCGGCCTCGACCTGCCGACCCATCAGCCGAAGGCGACCGAGTACATCCCGCAGATCGTCGGCATCGTCCAGCGCCTGATCGAGCGGGGACTGGCCTACGCGACAGGGGGCGACGTCTACTTCGCGGTGGAGAAGTTCACCGGCTACCTCAAGCTCTCCAAGCGCAACATGGAAGAGATGCAGGCCGGGGCGCGCATCGCCCCCGGCGAGCAGAAGCGCCACCCGATGGATTTCGCCCTGTGGAAGGCGGCCAAGCCGGGCGA encodes the following:
- the cheB gene encoding chemotaxis-specific protein-glutamate methyltransferase CheB; this encodes MVQVLIADDSLLTRMVLKDLLAKDPEIRVIAEVSDGRQAVAETIRLRPDLVIMDVLMPVMDGLEAVTEIMASCPTPILVLSANIDPTDSRSAFSAIQRGALDVMEKPQGVVTEAFEEIAARLVEKVKFLARVKVIHHFRRQRPPLPKLAPPADGPRDILAIGASTGGPKAVMRLMKDLPRESKARVLIVQHIARGFAPGFAEWLDRESPFRVRLARDGDALETGVALVAPNNVHMEVRNERVCLIDTPPVNCCRPSIDVLYRSLASGALAPSVVAVLLTGMGRDGADGMADLKRRGSYTIAQDESTCAVFGMPKAAIALGVVDQTLPLSAIPAALAQLLRR